One genomic region from Cyanobacterium sp. T60_A2020_053 encodes:
- a CDS encoding VOC family protein, producing the protein MIAEAPKHTVAQHLQGVQHFGITVNNLDLALEFYLDVLGGKVAIGGNGFVGSDLHNLIFQKEDLEAKEKGIDPRQLGVPHIRDGSKDALDVRFISFGNTCIELIHFRGANQDEHAPNTFESVPTGIGYVNGSHISFFVKDDVDLDEFAKMLEDECHRRGMTNVIANRTIELDSEQARARAPHLYAKTEFPGDFDGWALFYCKGPNGEQLEFNQVRRTAKANFLRAQKEYNLANDNHYWGLNGRGFSLANEELKAHYSIPVNASSELVWQILLDKIENPGNYMPAPVEYTHTLETYPDGMLREVKTSQMLVRERITIDEANRMITYDILNYPMFQPRFINQVVQPNDAGKQLNPMLVNVFQLTPLVGGRWNYPKLNFSSTLLMPNTSRRQL; encoded by the coding sequence GTGATAGCTGAAGCACCTAAGCACACGGTGGCGCAACATTTACAGGGTGTACAACATTTCGGCATTACCGTTAATAATCTTGATCTAGCTTTAGAATTTTATCTCGATGTGTTAGGCGGTAAAGTCGCCATCGGTGGTAACGGTTTCGTTGGTTCAGATTTACATAACCTCATCTTCCAAAAAGAAGATTTAGAAGCTAAAGAAAAAGGTATCGATCCCCGTCAGTTAGGTGTGCCACACATTCGAGACGGTAGTAAAGATGCCCTTGACGTGCGCTTTATTTCCTTTGGTAATACCTGTATCGAGTTAATCCACTTCCGTGGTGCTAACCAAGACGAACACGCCCCTAATACATTTGAATCAGTACCCACGGGCATTGGTTATGTGAATGGGTCCCATATCTCTTTCTTTGTGAAAGATGATGTGGATTTAGATGAATTTGCCAAAATGTTAGAGGATGAATGTCATCGCCGTGGCATGACCAATGTAATTGCTAATCGTACCATCGAACTCGATTCAGAACAAGCAAGGGCAAGGGCGCCTCATCTTTATGCTAAGACTGAGTTTCCCGGAGATTTTGACGGTTGGGCTTTATTTTACTGTAAAGGTCCTAATGGTGAACAGTTGGAATTTAACCAAGTCAGACGCACGGCAAAAGCTAATTTCTTACGGGCGCAAAAAGAATATAATCTTGCCAATGATAACCACTATTGGGGTTTAAATGGTCGGGGTTTTAGCCTTGCTAATGAAGAATTAAAAGCACATTATTCCATTCCTGTCAATGCTAGTTCGGAATTAGTTTGGCAAATTTTACTAGATAAAATCGAGAATCCGGGCAATTATATGCCAGCGCCCGTGGAATATACCCACACCCTCGAAACTTATCCCGATGGAATGTTGAGGGAAGTGAAAACCTCGCAAATGTTAGTCAGAGAAAGGATCACCATTGACGAGGCTAATCGCATGATTACCTATGACATCCTCAACTATCCCATGTTTCAACCTCGATTTATTAATCAGGTCGTGCAACCTAACGATGCGGGTAAACAGTTAAACCCTATGTTGGTTAATGTATTCCAACTGACACCGTTAGTGGGGGGGCGCTGGAATTACCCGAAGCTCAATTTTTCCTCCACGCTGCTAATGCCGAATACATCGAGAAGGCAACTTTAA
- a CDS encoding nuclear transport factor 2 family protein: protein MPTDTVSGGALELPEAQFFLHAANAEYIEKATLNLKNIIEQQNQGDTMTQATLTATNTEGRLCQIVRQMFLAGESMNVNNFVKFYTEDAHYQFSNFPVAYEPQGIIDSSQGFLNTVAKVYHHITKMWEQGDTVICEMEVTYIRHDGKVFRLPCCDTIVFKGDKVQELRIYMDITPVFATPAVEPAKPAPSADISAQLTKMYAALHGEDWELFKTFFTEDVLYKIGANDPVIGPEAIAGLLQHIYQTLKLTTHNQRGFWAIDDVIILEMDANYVNKKNKTFVQVPCTDIYRFNGEKIYEWRVYPDASKTGVVL, encoded by the coding sequence ATTCCAACTGACACCGTTAGTGGGGGGGCGCTGGAATTACCCGAAGCTCAATTTTTCCTCCACGCTGCTAATGCCGAATACATCGAGAAGGCAACTTTAAATCTTAAAAACATCATTGAACAACAAAATCAAGGTGACACTATGACACAAGCAACTTTAACCGCTACCAACACCGAGGGCAGACTCTGCCAAATCGTGCGCCAAATGTTCCTCGCTGGGGAATCTATGAATGTCAATAACTTCGTGAAATTCTACACCGAAGACGCTCATTATCAGTTTAGTAATTTTCCTGTGGCTTATGAACCTCAAGGCATTATCGATTCCTCTCAAGGTTTCCTTAATACCGTAGCGAAAGTATATCATCACATTACCAAAATGTGGGAACAGGGCGACACGGTAATCTGTGAAATGGAAGTGACTTATATTCGTCATGACGGTAAAGTTTTCCGTTTGCCTTGCTGTGATACCATCGTTTTCAAAGGGGATAAAGTGCAGGAATTGCGCATTTATATGGATATTACCCCTGTATTTGCCACTCCTGCGGTAGAACCAGCTAAACCAGCGCCCTCCGCCGATATTAGCGCTCAGTTAACTAAAATGTATGCTGCCCTCCATGGGGAAGATTGGGAATTATTTAAAACCTTCTTCACGGAAGATGTGCTTTATAAAATTGGTGCAAATGATCCCGTCATTGGACCTGAAGCCATCGCTGGATTATTACAACATATCTATCAAACCCTCAAATTAACCACCCATAATCAAAGAGGTTTTTGGGCAATTGATGACGTAATCATCCTCGAAATGGACGCTAATTACGTTAATAAGAAAAATAAAACTTTTGTGCAAGTACCTTGTACCGATATTTACCGCTTTAACGGTGAAAAAATCTACGAATGGCGCGTTTATCCCGATGCTTCCAAAACTGGGGTAGTTCTGTAG